The proteins below are encoded in one region of Sphingobacterium sp. R2:
- a CDS encoding TetR/AcrR family transcriptional regulator, which produces MEPDHIIESIKRTARELFRQNGYHKTSVNTLAKKANIAKATVYKYFDSKEMILHAILMDYLRASLQDILKTTKYEDDMASFLGFTILRVSRLTYTVCNELIGWEFIRESANAQEYLKTLSEDLEFLLLSTFIQNEKINEAISEEKLTFLIKSSKSIVFSFAFTAVSDADVRKNFISFQKEILPYLVQATVQ; this is translated from the coding sequence ATGGAACCAGATCATATCATTGAATCAATAAAAAGAACAGCACGGGAGCTTTTTCGTCAGAATGGTTATCATAAGACCAGTGTGAATACTTTGGCGAAAAAGGCCAACATAGCGAAAGCTACTGTGTACAAATATTTTGATAGCAAAGAAATGATTTTGCATGCCATCTTGATGGACTATCTTCGTGCGAGCTTGCAGGATATTTTAAAAACGACCAAATATGAAGATGATATGGCTTCCTTTTTGGGCTTTACTATTTTGCGGGTAAGTCGACTTACCTATACTGTTTGCAATGAGTTGATCGGATGGGAGTTTATTCGGGAATCTGCGAATGCTCAGGAATACCTAAAAACGCTTTCAGAAGATTTGGAGTTTCTGCTCTTAAGTACATTCATCCAAAATGAAAAAATTAATGAAGCGATTAGTGAAGAGAAGTTAACCTTTCTGATTAAATCCAGTAAAAGTATTGTGTTTTCATTTGCGTTTACAGCGGTTTCGGATGCCGATGTGCGTAAAAATTTTATATCCTTTCAGAAGGAAATCCTGCCTTATCTTGTTCAGGCAACTGTTCAATAA
- the rlmD gene encoding 23S rRNA (uracil(1939)-C(5))-methyltransferase RlmD, whose amino-acid sequence MSRRIPQDKKFLKDIAIIDIAEEGRGVGKTEDLVLFVEKAVPGDVVDVELMRKKKNFAEARVTALKEASSYRVNPFCEHFGVCGGCKWQHMTYDAQLKFKQQSVDNALSRIGKVDTSAMEPILGSVQTEYYRNKLEYTFSNKKWLTSVDEDASVLEMNALGFHVPGRFDKILDIDHCYLQEDPSNQVRNSIRDFALGQGITFYDLREHTGVLRNLIIRISSTGEMMVIVVFAYPEEGQVELLMNYVKEKFPQITSLLYIVNQKRNDTIFDQDIHIYAGRDFIYEEMEGLRYKVGPKSFYQTNSAQAYELYKITRDFADLNGDELVYDLYTGAGTIANFVAKQAREVVGVEYVPTAIEDAQVNSSINNITNTKFYAGDMKDVLTPSFIAEHGKPDVVITDPPRAGMHADVVARLLEMESPRIVYVSCNAATQARDLLLLAEKYEVKRIKPVDMFPHTQHVENVVLLELKKL is encoded by the coding sequence ATGAGTAGAAGAATTCCGCAAGATAAAAAGTTCTTGAAAGATATTGCCATCATTGATATTGCCGAAGAGGGTAGAGGTGTTGGAAAAACCGAAGATTTGGTTTTGTTTGTTGAAAAAGCTGTTCCGGGAGATGTTGTTGACGTGGAGCTTATGCGCAAGAAAAAGAATTTTGCAGAAGCTCGGGTAACTGCTTTAAAAGAAGCCTCATCTTATCGTGTAAATCCTTTTTGTGAGCACTTTGGAGTTTGTGGCGGATGTAAGTGGCAGCATATGACCTATGATGCTCAATTGAAATTTAAGCAACAGTCTGTTGATAATGCCTTATCGCGTATTGGGAAGGTTGATACATCTGCTATGGAGCCTATATTAGGCTCGGTGCAAACGGAATATTATAGGAATAAATTGGAGTACACTTTTTCAAATAAAAAGTGGTTGACTTCTGTAGATGAAGATGCGTCTGTATTGGAAATGAATGCTTTGGGATTTCACGTGCCGGGACGTTTTGATAAAATCTTAGATATTGATCATTGTTATTTGCAAGAAGACCCTTCAAACCAAGTTCGCAATTCAATTCGTGATTTTGCACTTGGCCAAGGCATTACCTTTTACGATTTGCGTGAGCATACAGGTGTTTTGCGTAATTTGATTATCCGCATTTCTTCTACTGGAGAGATGATGGTGATCGTTGTTTTTGCTTATCCGGAAGAGGGGCAGGTCGAATTGCTGATGAATTATGTCAAGGAAAAGTTCCCACAAATCACTTCGCTATTATATATTGTCAATCAGAAACGCAATGATACGATCTTTGATCAAGACATCCATATCTACGCCGGGCGTGATTTCATTTATGAAGAGATGGAAGGATTACGGTATAAAGTTGGACCTAAATCTTTCTATCAAACGAATTCTGCACAAGCTTACGAGTTATATAAAATCACCCGTGATTTTGCCGATCTGAATGGCGATGAATTGGTATATGATTTGTATACGGGTGCTGGTACGATAGCAAATTTTGTTGCTAAGCAAGCCCGAGAAGTTGTGGGTGTAGAGTATGTTCCTACAGCTATTGAAGATGCACAAGTCAATTCGTCCATCAATAATATTACGAATACAAAGTTCTATGCTGGTGATATGAAGGATGTTTTGACCCCTTCCTTCATTGCCGAACATGGTAAACCTGATGTGGTGATTACAGACCCGCCACGTGCAGGAATGCATGCTGATGTTGTGGCACGTTTGTTGGAAATGGAATCTCCGCGTATCGTATATGTAAGTTGTAATGCTGCTACGCAGGCGAGAGATCTTCTGTTGTTAGCGGAGAAATATGAGGTAAAGCGTATTAAACCGGTGGACATGTTTCCGCATACGCAACATGTTGAGAATGTCGTTTTATTGGAATTGAAAAAGTTATAG
- a CDS encoding OmpA family protein, whose amino-acid sequence MKMNRKLAVFGLTVATSAMLFGSCSTIQNTNNATKGGVIGGVAGGALGALIGGKAGNTAIGTLAGAAIGGAAGVLIGKKMDKQAAEISKTVEGAEVTQSAEGIVVKFDSGILFDFNKSDLKASAKDNIANLVTTLNKEQGTEILVIGHTDNVGTLAANEKVSLDRANSVRAFAVSKGLASSRIRTEGRNFSEPIASNDTEAGRAQNRRVEIVIVAGDQMKREAKQQAGQ is encoded by the coding sequence ATGAAAATGAATAGAAAATTGGCTGTATTTGGTTTGACGGTTGCAACCTCAGCTATGTTATTTGGAAGTTGTTCTACCATTCAAAATACGAATAATGCCACTAAAGGCGGAGTTATTGGTGGTGTTGCCGGGGGTGCATTGGGTGCATTAATCGGAGGGAAAGCCGGTAATACGGCAATTGGTACTTTGGCCGGTGCTGCAATTGGTGGTGCTGCTGGTGTATTGATTGGTAAAAAAATGGATAAGCAAGCAGCTGAGATTTCTAAAACTGTTGAAGGAGCTGAAGTTACGCAGTCTGCAGAGGGTATCGTTGTTAAGTTCGATTCAGGTATTTTATTTGACTTTAATAAATCAGATCTTAAAGCATCTGCCAAAGATAATATTGCTAATTTGGTCACTACATTGAATAAAGAACAGGGTACTGAAATTTTGGTAATCGGACATACCGATAATGTAGGTACACTGGCTGCAAATGAAAAGGTGTCTTTGGATCGTGCGAATTCAGTGCGTGCTTTTGCCGTATCTAAAGGTTTGGCTTCATCACGTATCCGTACAGAAGGCAGAAATTTCTCCGAACCGATTGCAAGTAATGATACAGAAGCGGGACGTGCACAAAACCGTCGCGTCGAGATTGTCATCGTAGCGGGCGACCAAATGAAAAGAGAAGCGAAGCAACAGGCAGGACAATAA
- the miaB gene encoding tRNA (N6-isopentenyl adenosine(37)-C2)-methylthiotransferase MiaB — MLDLTHTTKEHDESRQGEALLLEQDPTLSTGRKLYIESYGCQMNFSDSEIVASILLDKGFETTKNYQEADVVFINTCSIRENAEQRVRNRLKEFEAAKAKNPGMIVGVLGCMAERLKSKFLEEEKLVDVVVGPDAYRDLPNLIDQVDDGAKAVNVLLSREETYADINPVRLNSNGVTAFISIMRGCDNMCSFCVVPFTRGRERSRDPHSIVKEAQDLFNAGYKEVTLLGQNVDSYKYTAPLTEGDVPSETVTFATLLTMVAEISPLLRVRFSTSHPKDITDEVLYAIASHENICNYIHLPVQSGNSRVLELMNRTYDRAWYMERVDAIRRIIPECAISTDVITGFCTETEEEHQDTLSMMDYVKYDFAYMFAYSERPGTLAAKRYADDIPEDVKKRRLTEVINKQRDHSLYRYQQFVGKVCKVLIEGFSKRSEFDFCGRNDQNALVVFPIDPRFKQGDYVNVLVESCTSATLLGKIVD; from the coding sequence ATGCTAGATTTAACACATACCACTAAGGAACATGACGAATCTCGTCAGGGTGAGGCATTATTATTGGAACAGGATCCGACTTTAAGCACTGGCCGTAAACTTTATATTGAAAGTTACGGTTGCCAGATGAATTTCTCGGATAGTGAGATTGTTGCTTCTATTTTGTTGGATAAAGGATTTGAGACTACCAAGAACTATCAGGAGGCTGATGTTGTTTTTATTAATACCTGTTCGATTCGCGAGAATGCCGAACAACGTGTTCGTAATAGGTTAAAGGAGTTTGAAGCTGCTAAAGCAAAAAATCCTGGGATGATCGTCGGTGTATTGGGTTGTATGGCCGAGCGTCTAAAGTCGAAGTTTCTGGAAGAAGAAAAATTAGTTGATGTTGTGGTGGGACCAGATGCTTATCGTGATTTGCCAAATTTGATTGATCAGGTTGACGATGGTGCTAAAGCCGTAAACGTTTTATTATCAAGAGAGGAAACGTATGCTGATATCAATCCTGTTCGTTTGAATTCAAATGGCGTCACCGCTTTTATTTCAATTATGCGCGGTTGTGATAATATGTGTTCTTTCTGTGTGGTTCCTTTCACACGGGGCCGCGAACGTAGTCGTGATCCGCATTCTATCGTGAAGGAAGCTCAAGATCTTTTTAATGCGGGTTACAAGGAAGTTACGTTGTTGGGACAAAATGTCGATTCCTATAAATATACTGCTCCTCTAACAGAAGGCGATGTTCCTAGCGAAACGGTCACTTTTGCTACTTTGCTTACGATGGTTGCAGAAATCAGCCCGCTGCTGCGTGTTCGTTTTTCAACTTCTCATCCAAAAGATATTACGGATGAGGTATTGTATGCGATAGCATCACATGAAAATATCTGTAATTATATTCATTTGCCTGTTCAGTCTGGGAATTCCAGAGTATTGGAATTGATGAACCGTACGTATGATCGCGCGTGGTATATGGAGCGTGTCGATGCAATTCGTCGTATTATACCGGAATGTGCTATTTCTACTGATGTCATTACTGGTTTCTGCACGGAAACGGAAGAAGAGCATCAGGATACACTTTCTATGATGGACTATGTGAAGTATGATTTCGCTTATATGTTTGCTTATTCGGAAAGACCGGGCACATTGGCGGCGAAAAGATATGCAGATGATATTCCTGAAGATGTTAAAAAACGGCGTTTGACGGAAGTTATCAATAAACAACGCGATCATAGTTTGTATCGTTATCAACAATTTGTTGGGAAAGTCTGTAAGGTACTCATTGAAGGGTTTTCAAAACGATCTGAGTTCGATTTCTGTGGACGTAATGACCAAAATGCATTAGTTGTTTTTCCAATAGATCCTCGATTTAAACAAGGGGACTATGTGAATGTCCTTGTTGAATCATGTACTTCTGCGACGCTGTTAGGAAAAATTGTTGATTAA
- a CDS encoding sigma-54-dependent Fis family transcriptional regulator encodes MDNQDIKNRFGIIGNSPLLNRAIDIARQVAPTDISVLIQGESGSGKEVFSHIIHQLSSRKHGPFIAVNCGAIPEGTIDSELFGHEKGSFTGAHEARKGYFEVVDGGTIFLDEVGELPLGTQARLLRVLESGEYIRVGSSKVQKTNVRVVAATNVNVFEAVQKGRFREDLYYRLNTVPLRVPSLRERPEDVNLLFRKFIVDFSEKYRTPGVQLTDDAQNMLRNYSWPGNVRQLKNVAEQIAVLEKERVVDAYTLQNYLPNESRTSLPAVVPSNNGGKEDFSERDLLYKVLFDMKKDMVDLKKLVVELIQKGVDSSTFDQNSPYINQLYQEIEPHLKSEPENYTTPTLTIHSPSNAANVLKNPVSKDDYLQDAEEVEESLSLVDKESDLIKKALKKHRGKRKAAAQELGISERTLYRKIKDLNLD; translated from the coding sequence ATGGATAACCAAGATATAAAGAATAGATTTGGGATTATCGGTAATTCGCCATTGTTGAATCGGGCAATTGATATTGCGCGACAAGTGGCTCCGACAGATATTTCCGTATTAATACAAGGTGAGAGTGGTAGTGGTAAAGAAGTTTTTTCGCATATTATCCATCAATTGAGTTCACGTAAGCATGGCCCCTTTATTGCGGTCAACTGTGGGGCTATACCAGAAGGAACCATTGACTCCGAGTTATTTGGTCACGAAAAAGGTTCTTTTACGGGAGCACATGAAGCTAGAAAGGGCTATTTTGAAGTCGTTGACGGTGGTACGATTTTTTTAGATGAGGTTGGTGAGTTACCTTTAGGGACACAAGCACGATTGTTACGTGTGCTGGAGTCTGGAGAGTATATAAGGGTCGGATCATCCAAAGTGCAGAAAACAAATGTTCGTGTCGTTGCCGCTACAAATGTGAATGTTTTTGAAGCTGTACAAAAGGGTAGATTTCGCGAAGATCTTTATTATCGTTTAAATACTGTACCCTTGCGTGTGCCCTCTTTACGTGAGCGTCCTGAAGATGTTAACTTATTATTCCGTAAGTTTATCGTGGACTTTTCTGAAAAGTACCGTACTCCTGGTGTTCAATTGACGGACGATGCTCAGAATATGCTACGCAACTATAGTTGGCCTGGAAATGTGCGTCAACTGAAAAATGTTGCCGAACAAATTGCTGTTCTGGAGAAAGAACGTGTTGTAGATGCGTATACGCTTCAAAATTATTTGCCCAATGAATCCCGAACGAGTCTCCCTGCAGTAGTTCCATCAAATAATGGGGGGAAGGAGGATTTTTCAGAAAGAGATTTGCTGTATAAAGTTTTATTTGATATGAAGAAAGATATGGTTGATCTGAAAAAACTGGTGGTTGAATTAATTCAGAAGGGCGTTGATTCTAGCACGTTTGATCAAAATTCTCCATACATTAATCAATTGTATCAAGAGATTGAGCCACATTTGAAATCGGAGCCGGAAAATTATACAACACCGACTTTGACGATACATTCGCCATCAAATGCTGCAAATGTATTAAAAAATCCTGTTTCAAAGGATGACTATCTGCAGGATGCAGAAGAGGTAGAGGAATCTTTATCTCTTGTTGATAAGGAATCTGATTTAATCAAGAAGGCATTAAAAAAGCACCGTGGTAAGCGTAAAGCTGCCGCACAAGAGTTGGGGATTTCTGAAAGAACTTTGTATAGAAAGATTAAAGACTTAAATTTAGATTAG